In [Limnothrix rosea] IAM M-220, one genomic interval encodes:
- the murC gene encoding UDP-N-acetylmuramate--L-alanine ligase, whose product MKTVDLNGKPFHFIGIGGIGMSALAYVLAQRNLPVSGSDQRSSHITQRLAGVGANIFNQQIKENLNHFDPTEKATAKLPQVICSTAIGTENPEFQAAQLLGCDIFHRSDVLSALVNEYDSVAVGGTHGKTTTSSLIGYILLEAGLDPTIIVGGEVDAWDGNARLGKSRYLVAEADESDGTLVKLNPKIGVVTNMELDHPDHYQSIDDVIETFRTFAGHCKSLVACLDCPMIASGSLNFDISYAIDNHSNADYWATDVVYGSAATTATIWEKGDRLGEINLSLLGKHNLNNALAAIAVARYFEVPFAPIAEALTTFGGAKRRFEVKGKRQGITFIDDYAHHPSEILVTLAAARLRAGKENRVIAVFQPHRYSRTATFLAEFATAFKDADLTVITDIYSAGEENIANLTGETLQQAIAHHQDNVFYQPDFRQLPEWLSPQLQSGDLVLFLGAGNLNQIIAVFFQESFPE is encoded by the coding sequence TTGAAAACTGTAGATCTAAATGGCAAACCTTTCCATTTCATCGGAATTGGTGGGATCGGCATGTCTGCCCTTGCCTATGTTCTTGCACAAAGAAATTTGCCAGTGTCCGGATCTGACCAACGTTCTAGCCACATTACCCAAAGGCTGGCTGGGGTGGGGGCGAATATTTTTAACCAGCAAATTAAGGAAAATCTCAATCATTTTGATCCGACGGAGAAAGCAACGGCAAAATTGCCCCAGGTGATCTGTTCTACGGCGATCGGCACTGAAAATCCGGAGTTCCAAGCGGCACAGCTGTTGGGGTGCGATATTTTCCATCGTTCTGATGTTTTATCGGCCCTCGTCAATGAATATGACAGTGTTGCAGTTGGTGGCACTCATGGCAAAACAACCACCAGCAGCTTGATTGGTTATATCTTGCTGGAGGCGGGGCTTGATCCCACAATTATTGTTGGTGGTGAAGTGGATGCTTGGGACGGTAACGCGCGCCTGGGCAAAAGTCGTTATTTGGTGGCGGAAGCGGATGAATCGGATGGCACTTTGGTTAAGCTTAATCCCAAGATTGGTGTTGTCACTAATATGGAGCTGGATCACCCGGATCACTATCAGTCCATTGATGATGTTATCGAAACGTTCCGTACCTTTGCTGGTCATTGCAAATCTTTGGTGGCCTGTTTAGATTGTCCGATGATCGCCTCGGGGTCATTGAATTTTGATATTAGTTATGCCATTGATAATCACAGCAATGCGGATTATTGGGCAACGGATGTTGTCTATGGGTCTGCGGCGACCACTGCGACGATTTGGGAAAAGGGCGATCGCCTCGGTGAGATCAATCTAAGTCTTTTAGGAAAACATAATTTAAATAATGCTTTGGCGGCGATCGCCGTGGCTCGATATTTTGAAGTGCCCTTTGCGCCGATTGCCGAAGCATTGACAACCTTTGGTGGTGCAAAACGGCGCTTTGAGGTGAAAGGTAAACGCCAAGGGATTACGTTTATTGATGACTATGCCCACCATCCCAGTGAGATTTTGGTAACGCTCGCTGCGGCAAGACTGCGCGCTGGTAAGGAAAATCGAGTTATTGCTGTTTTTCAGCCCCACCGCTATAGCCGTACGGCCACCTTCTTAGCTGAATTTGCGACCGCTTTTAAAGATGCCGATTTAACCGTGATTACGGATATTTATAGCGCAGGAGAGGAAAATATCGCTAACCTTACGGGTGAAACCCTCCAACAGGCGATCGCCCACCATCAAGACAACGTATTTTACCAGCCTGATTTTCGTCAGTTGCCAGAATGGTTATCACCGCAATTACAAAGCGGCGATTTAGTTCTATTTTTGGGCGCTGGTAACCTTAACCAAATCATTGCTGTTTTTTTTCAGGAAAGTTTCCCTGAATAA
- the murB gene encoding UDP-N-acetylmuramate dehydrogenase, producing the protein MVCSPPFRSSVSRLPLSFPKNEPLSFIKSQVSLARYTSFRVGGDAEFYAAPTSLEETQACLEWYADHRDELPLTIFGAGSNLLISDQGLPGLVVNTHRLRYYRAEEGGLLIASAGEPIARLAWHAAKRGWRGLEWAVGIPGSVGGSVVMNAGAHRGCIADVLQWVKVLEPDGSISQLKPAELGYRYRTSNLQGGDRLVLEAAFKLEAGFDITEVRQDTKKNLQMRKASQPYHLPSCGSVFRNPYPQAAGRLIEELGLKGFRIGGAQIAERHANFILNCGDAKAMDIFQIIRHVQGEVENNYQILLKPEVKILGDFS; encoded by the coding sequence ATGGTCTGCTCCCCCCCTTTCCGGTCTTCAGTATCAAGACTTCCCCTCTCTTTTCCCAAGAATGAGCCCTTGTCATTTATAAAGTCGCAGGTATCCTTAGCGAGGTACACCTCATTTCGGGTCGGTGGTGATGCGGAGTTTTATGCAGCACCAACTTCATTGGAAGAAACACAAGCTTGTTTAGAATGGTACGCCGATCACCGTGATGAGTTACCACTCACAATTTTTGGCGCTGGATCCAACCTCTTGATTAGTGATCAAGGTTTACCCGGACTTGTCGTGAATACCCACCGTCTACGGTACTACCGCGCCGAAGAGGGTGGTTTACTGATTGCCAGTGCTGGGGAACCGATCGCCCGACTAGCTTGGCATGCGGCGAAACGCGGCTGGCGTGGTTTGGAGTGGGCTGTGGGGATTCCCGGCAGTGTTGGGGGCAGTGTCGTGATGAACGCTGGTGCCCATAGGGGCTGTATTGCAGATGTCTTGCAGTGGGTAAAGGTATTAGAACCAGACGGCTCTATTTCCCAGTTAAAGCCCGCTGAGCTTGGTTACCGTTACCGCACATCTAATTTGCAGGGTGGCGATCGCCTTGTCCTTGAAGCCGCCTTTAAACTCGAAGCCGGTTTTGACATTACCGAGGTCAGGCAAGATACCAAAAAAAACCTCCAGATGCGAAAAGCCTCTCAGCCATATCATTTGCCCAGCTGTGGCAGTGTGTTCCGCAACCCCTATCCCCAAGCAGCAGGCAGACTCATTGAAGAATTAGGCCTTAAGGGATTTCGTATTGGTGGTGCCCAGATTGCTGAACGCCACGCAAACTTCATTTTGAACTGCGGTGACGCTAAGGCGATGGACATTTTTCAAATTATTAGGCACGTCCAAGGCGAAGTAGAAAATAACTATCAAATTTTGCTGAAACCAGAAGTGAAAATTCTGGGTGATTTTTCCTAG
- a CDS encoding type I glyceraldehyde-3-phosphate dehydrogenase, with product MIRVAINGFGRIGRNFLRCWAGRTDSQLQVVGINATTDTKANAHMLRYDTMLGKFDGDISYDANTLTVNGNIIKCCSDRNPLNLPWKDWEVDLVIESTGVFNTEEGASKHLTAGAKKALITAPGKGGHIGTYVVGVNDHEYGHNKQNVVSNASCTTNCLAPIVKVLHERFGIVKGVMTTVHSYTGDQRILDNSHRDMRRARAAAENIVPTSTGAAKAVALVIPEMQGKLTGIAMRVPTPNVSVVDLVAQVSKPTIADEINQVLKEASETSMKGILGYTDEPLVSCDFRGTDVSSTIDSSLTLALDGDMIKVVAWYDNEWGYSQRVVDLAEIVAKNWEE from the coding sequence GTGATTAGAGTAGCGATCAATGGATTCGGACGCATCGGACGTAATTTTTTGAGATGCTGGGCAGGTCGTACAGATAGTCAACTTCAAGTCGTCGGTATCAATGCTACAACCGATACTAAAGCAAATGCCCACATGCTCCGTTACGACACAATGTTGGGTAAGTTTGACGGCGATATTAGCTACGACGCAAACACACTTACAGTTAATGGCAACATTATCAAGTGCTGTTCTGACAGAAATCCCCTAAATCTCCCTTGGAAGGATTGGGAAGTAGACCTCGTTATTGAATCTACAGGTGTTTTCAATACGGAAGAAGGCGCTTCCAAGCACCTCACTGCTGGTGCGAAGAAAGCATTAATTACAGCCCCCGGCAAAGGCGGACATATCGGCACTTATGTTGTGGGTGTAAACGACCATGAATATGGTCACAATAAGCAAAACGTTGTGAGTAACGCAAGCTGTACAACCAACTGTCTTGCGCCTATCGTCAAAGTTCTCCACGAGCGTTTTGGCATTGTTAAGGGTGTAATGACCACTGTTCACAGTTACACTGGCGACCAACGTATTCTCGACAATAGCCACCGTGATATGCGTCGTGCGCGTGCTGCTGCTGAGAACATTGTTCCTACTTCTACTGGTGCAGCGAAGGCCGTTGCGCTTGTGATCCCCGAAATGCAGGGTAAGCTCACAGGTATCGCCATGCGTGTCCCGACTCCTAATGTTTCGGTTGTTGACCTTGTGGCTCAGGTTTCTAAGCCCACGATCGCCGACGAAATCAACCAAGTTCTCAAAGAAGCTTCTGAGACTTCGATGAAGGGCATTCTTGGTTATACTGACGAGCCTCTCGTTTCTTGCGATTTCCGTGGCACTGATGTTTCTTCTACTATTGACAGCAGTCTGACCCTGGCGCTGGATGGCGACATGATTAAAGTTGTTGCTTGGTATGATAACGAGTGGGGTTATTCTCAGCGGGTTGTTGACCTTGCTGAAATCGTTGCGAAGAACTGGGAAGAGTAG
- the pyrE gene encoding orotate phosphoribosyltransferase, whose product MTTNPSLSDLLTANAATLRQCLLNQIATEAYKEGDFTLSSGQKSTYYINGKLVTLTAAGGVMTGRLILQQLAPDTAAVAGLTLGADPIVSAVSIVSAYEARPLPALIIRKKAKGHGTQAYIEGPPLPQGAKVVVLEDVVTTGKSAAQAVERLQDMGYEVTEIISIVDRQQGGAEFYASQNIKFSSLFTIKDVQQAYQTLNR is encoded by the coding sequence ATGACAACTAATCCTTCCCTTTCCGATCTGTTAACGGCTAACGCCGCAACCCTAAGACAATGCTTACTTAACCAAATCGCTACAGAAGCTTACAAAGAAGGAGACTTTACCCTCTCATCCGGTCAAAAAAGCACCTACTACATCAATGGCAAACTCGTCACCCTAACTGCCGCAGGAGGTGTCATGACAGGTCGCCTGATTCTTCAGCAATTAGCACCAGACACAGCCGCCGTGGCGGGATTAACCCTTGGCGCAGATCCCATTGTGAGCGCCGTTAGCATTGTTTCTGCCTATGAAGCTCGCCCTTTACCGGCACTCATCATTAGAAAAAAGGCAAAAGGTCACGGTACGCAAGCCTACATTGAAGGCCCCCCATTACCCCAAGGCGCTAAGGTGGTCGTCCTCGAAGATGTGGTCACAACGGGAAAATCAGCGGCACAAGCAGTGGAGCGCCTACAGGATATGGGCTATGAAGTGACAGAAATCATTTCAATCGTGGACCGACAACAGGGAGGGGCTGAATTTTATGCCAGTCAAAACATTAAATTCTCCAGCCTGTTCACCATTAAAGATGTCCAGCAAGCCTACCAAACTTTAAATCGCTAA
- a CDS encoding YbaB/EbfC family nucleoid-associated protein yields MAKGQGFGLGLGKMKELANAFQKAQQVQEGAKKLQEELEAMNVEGTNADGSVKVILSGNQEPRGVEISDAAIAKGADDLSAAVTEALTDAYNKSTETMRSRMEELTSGLNIPGL; encoded by the coding sequence ATGGCAAAAGGACAAGGATTTGGTCTCGGACTCGGCAAGATGAAAGAGCTTGCTAATGCGTTTCAAAAGGCACAACAGGTACAAGAAGGTGCTAAAAAACTCCAAGAAGAACTGGAAGCAATGAACGTTGAAGGTACTAATGCTGATGGTTCTGTCAAAGTAATCCTAAGTGGTAATCAAGAGCCTCGTGGTGTTGAAATCTCTGATGCGGCGATCGCCAAAGGTGCAGATGATCTGTCCGCTGCGGTTACCGAAGCCCTTACCGATGCATACAACAAATCTACCGAAACTATGCGCTCCAGAATGGAAGAACTGACTAGTGGCTTAAACATTCCCGGTCTTTAG